A genomic region of Cyanobacteria bacterium QS_8_64_29 contains the following coding sequences:
- the mtnA gene encoding S-methyl-5-thioribose-1-phosphate isomerase, protein MRRQSTTIYPVSWQGECIALIDQTCLPQDYVVRHLHRADEVAEAIRTMRVRGAPALGVAVAYGLYLGARPRASDDHTTFLEQLEAVAEQLRQTRPTAVNLNWALQRSLGAARQATGSPERMRAAVLEAAHAIQAQDLRTCQAIGRSGCQALPERPQQLSVLTHCNTGSLATASHGTALGVVRSLWQSDRLARVYATETRPRLQGARLTAWECVRDGLPATVIADGAAAHCMQQGQIDAVVVGADRIARNGDTANKIGTYALAVLARAHGVPFWVAAPLSSVDWTLAEGSQIPIEQRPTAELKQIGDMPTCPPAVDCYNPAFDITPAELITGIITEWGAVAPHELATLEPAQAPAAERGTPAQASA, encoded by the coding sequence ATGCGCCGACAGAGCACCACAATTTACCCGGTCAGTTGGCAGGGAGAGTGCATCGCGCTCATCGACCAAACCTGCCTGCCGCAGGACTACGTCGTCCGCCACCTCCACCGTGCTGATGAGGTGGCTGAAGCCATTCGCACCATGCGCGTGCGCGGCGCGCCCGCCCTTGGCGTCGCAGTCGCTTACGGCCTGTATTTGGGCGCGCGTCCGCGGGCTAGCGACGATCACACCACCTTCCTGGAGCAACTGGAAGCAGTCGCCGAGCAACTGCGCCAAACGCGCCCGACGGCGGTCAATCTCAATTGGGCCCTGCAGCGATCGCTAGGCGCCGCCCGCCAAGCGACAGGCTCGCCCGAGCGCATGCGAGCTGCGGTTTTGGAGGCAGCCCACGCCATTCAAGCCCAAGACCTACGCACCTGCCAAGCCATCGGCCGCAGCGGCTGTCAAGCGCTGCCCGAGCGACCGCAGCAGCTCTCGGTGCTGACCCATTGCAATACCGGCTCGCTCGCCACAGCCAGCCATGGGACAGCGCTCGGCGTCGTCCGCTCGCTCTGGCAAAGCGATCGCCTCGCCCGGGTTTATGCCACCGAAACCCGCCCGCGCTTGCAGGGCGCCCGTTTGACAGCCTGGGAATGCGTGCGCGATGGCCTGCCAGCGACGGTCATTGCCGATGGCGCAGCCGCCCATTGCATGCAGCAAGGCCAGATTGACGCGGTTGTCGTCGGTGCCGATCGCATTGCCCGCAACGGGGACACGGCCAACAAAATTGGCACTTATGCCTTGGCCGTGCTCGCTCGCGCCCATGGCGTTCCGTTTTGGGTGGCCGCACCGCTCTCGAGCGTTGACTGGACCCTCGCTGAAGGCAGCCAGATTCCCATCGAGCAACGCCCCACCGCAGAGCTCAAGCAAATTGGCGATATGCCCACCTGCCCGCCGGCGGTGGATTGCTACAACCCAGCATTTGACATCACGCCGGCCGAGCTCATTACGGGCATCATCACTGAATGGGGAGCCGTTGCGCCCCATGAGCTCGCCACCTTGGAACCGGCGCAGGCGCCAGCTGCCGAGCGAGGTACCCCAGCCCAAGCGAGCGCTTAG